Within Sardina pilchardus chromosome 21, fSarPil1.1, whole genome shotgun sequence, the genomic segment GCCGTCACTCCTCTTCagcatatgtatttgtatatgtatctgtgtgtaagtgtttgcaGTTGATAAGGGGTCCATGTTCTCTCCCTGTGTGAGAGATTCTTTTTCATTCCGTCCTTCTTCAATTTCTTCATCCATTCTTTCATCTCCCCATATCAGTCCCCGACTACCTAGTAGTCATCCAAATCGAAAAATTCATCGTCCTCTCCCTGGTAGTCCATGCCCTGGAAATCCACCCTGTACCTCAAGATGCCTAGAtagaagtaaaaaaaagagggagtcaatgagggaaaatgaaaaaggatGCAGCACGCAGAGGAAATACAACAAGTCTGGGCATCATTAAAAAACTCTCACCCCCAATGCCACCGAAGCCTTTGACAAACTGCGATCCCTCCTGGCTCTTGTCTGTGACAATCTCCAGCGTGGCGCCGAACTTCTTGTAGCTATTGGCGAACCATTCCAGCAGAGGCATGCACTCGATCAATTCATGCTCCTGCCCCGTCTGttcacgagcacacacacagatgacaaaAGGTGAGAGGTCATATCAGAAGTTGGCATCAACGATACGAACATCCTCGAAGTGTAACTCCGGAGTAAGAACAACCTAAGGTCTAAAGAGTTCTATAGACTCATCACATGAGACTCATCACACCGACTTCTGTCTGACACAACAACGTAAAAACATGTCTGAAAGATACAGGGTTTGGCAGAGATGGATGCTCTAGCAAACACGGGACTTTCAATTGTTCTTCCTGCGTATCAATGACCAGGCAACAATCATGCCATAATCACTTTCGATACAGGGTTATATTATGAGCATGCAGATAATCCTTCACCATATGCATAGCCTCATAACTGATGGTGTTTTGAGCAAGACCGTTTATTCACATCATCACTGAATGGGTTTACAGTGATGCTGTATCTGTAGGGGGGAAAAATCCATGGCTTTCTGGTCCGGTGTCAAATCAGTGGGTGGGTTTGATCTTGCAGCACTGCACAGGTCTGGCTGAATCTTAAGTGCCTTACGTTTAGCCAGATCTGTGCAGTGTTGATTTGATCGAACACACCTGTTGATTTGACAATGCCAGGCCAGGAAGCCATTGAATTTTCTACCAACAGATACAGGTCATGTTAGAACTTCTctgtacactttcaaagtttacgATACTCGCAAATAAATGGTCTTGCTCAAAACACCACCAATTAACATAATTTTGCTCTCAATCAAAATGTTGAAGTTCTCAACTAGCGTAAAAAGACTCTAGATTGCCTTTACTCCGGAGTTGCACTTGAAACATAATGTAGAATTCACACTGACCTCTTTGTCTGTGAAATGGGACTTGTCTTTCTCCTGTTCTGGCGTCAAATAAATGGTCTtctcatctaaaaaaaaaattgtttttaaTTGTGGACTTGGTGAACAGGTTGTGAACAGGTCTTCTGTTGGATGTTTTGTGCCTTGAGCTTGATCATCTATATTACTATAAATTAACAAAGACTCTTATCGAAAACTACAAAGTAAACAATTGTCTGAAAGATACAGGGTTTGGCAGAGATGGATGCTCCAGCAAACACGGGACTTTCAATTGGCTCTTCCTGCGTATCAATAACCAGGCAACAACCATGCCATAATCACTTTCGATACAGGGTCACAGTCTGTGCATTTACATGGAGGTGCTATATACTTTAACGTTTGCAGTGTCTAGTGAGGACTACACTTTAATTAAAAAGTGATAGGAATTTATATGAGAAAGCCATGAAAGACTGTGCATTCCTGATCCTCAGGTTTTCTGGCCACTCTTTTCGGCCTTGCTGTTTTTACCATCAATTCAAATATAGACTCAACAAGTAGGTATGAAGTGCACTTGTTAAGTGATGTTACAGCCAGTGTACCATTCTCTGCGTCGATGGACTCTGCTCCATGGAGTCTCAGGATGTATCTCATAGTGTCCAGGTTCTCATAAACAATGAGGATCTCCACAGCTCCCATCTCCAGGGCTTTGAGGGTGTCGTCCACACCGAAACAGTACTTCCCCGTGTCCTGGCTGATCTCATCAAAATACCGCCCTATCGAGACACAGATGCAAGAGTGGGTATAAAATAACAACGCTACAACCATTGTAATCAACCACCACCCCAAACCCCTTGCGTCCACTACTGGAGCCAACACTGATGGCTTTGCTCCCTGTCCCATGGAATTCATCCAGGTTATTTTCCATGACAAAAGCATTGGCCCTAAATTATGTTGCTAGGATCGTGGCTTGAATTGAAGCCATAACACACCCATccaaatataaacacaaacacacacctatgaGTTTCTTCTCCTGGATGAACTTGACGTTTGACAGCACTTCTGCGGAGAGCTCAATTGCTTGGTTGAATCCATTCTCCCCTCCGTATGAGATGTCTACCAGCTTCAACACTTTTGCTTGTAACCTCTGTAGAGATAACACACCAAAGGCAGCAGACACATCAGACAACCACAAAACAGACATTATAACAACCATTATTTCTAACAAATTAACAAGCATACAGCCAATAACTACAAACACCCCTCAAAGAACTGGGCATGCCAAGTGCCAGACAAATGAGTAAGAACAACCTAAGGTCTATAGAGTTCTATAGACTCATCACATGAGACTCATCACACCGACTTCTGTCTGACACAGCAACGTAAAACATGTCTGAAAGATACAGGGTTTGGCAGAGATGGATGCTCTAGCAAACACGGGACTTTCAATTGTTCTTCCTGCGTATCAATGACCAGGCAACAATCATGCCATAATCACTTTCGATACAGGGTTATATTATGAGCATGAGCAAGACCGTTTATTCACATCATCACTGAATGGGTTTACAGTGATGCTGTATCtgtagggggaaaaaatccatGGCTTTCTGGTCCGGTGTCAAATCAGAGGGTGGGTTTGATCTTGCAACACTGCACAGGTCTGGCTGAATCTTAAGTGCCTTACGTTTAGCCAGATCTGTGCAGTGTTGATTTGATCGAACACACCTGTTGATTTGACAATGCCAGGCCAGGAAGCCATTGAATTTTCTACCAATAGATACAGGTCATGTTAGAACTTCTctgtacactttcaaagtttacgATACTCGCAAATAAATGGTCTTGCTCAAAACAAAAAAGCATAACAGTGGTTCAGCTTTTGAGTCCATACACATGTGCAgggtgaggaagtgtgtgagcgtgaaaCCACAGCCATGGTGGCTCAACACTGAATTCACAGACTAGCTAAAACCAAGTTCAACAGAGTTCAGCTCTGTTCACTTGAAGTAAACACAATTGGTTTGACAGAACTACTGTGAATACAATAGTAAAAATGGTAGATCGCACACTAAAGCAAATATACAACAGCAAGTTCAAATTGATGCAGAAAGGTGCCGTGCCAGCGCAAAACAGTGTGCCATAAACCATACCATACACGTACCGGGTCAAACATGTCTGACTGACTCAGTTCAGTTTTGAAATCAGCAGAACCAGCCAGGACCATGCCGGCCACGTTGACCTTGTCGTTGGACACAAAGAGCTGGACCGCCGTCTCAGCCACCTTCCTCACGTAGTTGTGCCTCTTCTCCATCCTCAGACGGGCAAAACGCAAAGCTGACTGTCCTCCTCTGCCTGAGGTGTGGGAGAGAGCAGACATTGTTTTTAGCCTCCACCTTTAAGACAACGattcaaacatttatttttcccctttttcagCAGCGAGACAAATCGGGAGTCAACCTGCGCACAAACCACATGTGTTTGGATCTTGACATTGAGTTACTGGTtgctgctttaaaaaaaaaaaaaaaaaacatgccaggCAAGACAGAACAAATGCCTAACCTGGTTATAAAGACATTGTGGTATTCCTGAACAACACACCTGATTAAACATTCCCATTCTGCCGGGCAGGACACGGCTCATTCAATGGGTAAACCCACAGCTGTTCCAACACACTTATTTTCCTCAAACGGACAGACCGCTGCATCTCAATTTACGTCGGAGTCTACAAAATTTCACGGATAGAGTTCTAGCCCTGGACAGTGTGTATTCCAAACAACAATGAGACTTTCTTCACACCGACTTCTGTCTGACACAGCAACGTAAAAACATGTCTGAAAGATACAGGGTTTGGCAGAGATGGATGCTCCAGCAAACACGGGACTTTCAATTGGCTCTTCCTGCGTATCAATGACCAGGCAACAACCATGCCATAATCACTTTCGATACAGGGTTATACGGATGGCCATTATGAACATGCAAATAATCCTTCACCATTTACATAGCCTCATAAAGACTGAACTTAAAGTGATATGAATGTGTGATGGTATTGAAGGAAGAAAGCAAGTGGTGAATTCAGTAGCTATAAAGACTTACCGTATCGATTtcatgcatatacatacatagaAAATGTTCCACAAATGTTCTAACAAATTTGGTATAGCGTATGCAACATTTCAGCTACAGTGGCCTGTATTGTTATGTGGTctcatggtggtgatggtggagctAACAGCTTACCGTGCTTCTTGGGGAGATCCACGGTGAATTTGTGCAGAACTTCCCTGGTGTTCCCTTGCAGAGTCCCGAACAAAGCTCCGCTCCCATCAATCACAATAAAACCAAACTTGCTGTCGTCGGACAGAAGGGCCGTCAGCGCCTGGGCAACGAGAAATATGAGAGACGACGAGATTACCAAAGCTTTGCCTTTAATAACGCCCAGGAAGACTGAACTCAAGGAGGAATGTCAACAGCTGCTACAGCAGTCAGtgagtctcactcacacatacacagacacacacacacgcactgcatTTCACACCTCAGTGTGGAACTTGTTGtcgcagagatagagagaggtgttGATGGGTTTAAAAGGCTCAAAGTCAATGTTGACTTTCTTCTCCTTGCCCTCCTCAGTGACGATGGTGCCACAGTACACCACTAGGCCATTAGGGGGAACTGCAGGAAAAAAGGGAAGAGGAAACCGGTCAACTCTGAAAAAAACTACTGCTGGAGTTGTAGACCTCACATGTAGCACTTTAAAGGCATAAATACATTGCTGAGATTTCAAATATGTACACGTCATttctgtttactttcaagaTGGGATACCCCCTGATTAATGCTTATGCTTTTGCTTGAGTCTGAATTGTAACAAACAACaattataattgtgtgtgtgtgtactttatcaaaaaggaacaaaaaatGGGGTATTTTAATCTGCCAAGCTAACATGAATGATGCCCAAGGACCAACCAACAGCGAGAGCCAGTCCTAGCTGAGTAGTCACCTTTGTTGTAGAGCTTGAGTCTCTGCTGTACTGAGGTGATGGCGCCGAGCACAGACAGCCTGTTGACTCTGCTCTTGATGTTGGAGGCCGTGCCGAACTCATCAGCCAACATCTTGGACACTCTGGAGATCTGGTCCTTGGGAGGGATGATGAGGGAAATCATGCTGGTGCCATTCCTGCCCAacgagaagggagagagagcatgactACCTATTCATACTATTGGTCATCATACTGCATAGTAGCCCAAACAGAGAAAAGCACAAAGCAATAGAGGGTAAAAGTTTGTTCTTGTCACATACATTGACACCGTCATAAGTGATATGTCGAGTTGTTGGATGATAGGAACTTCAGAAATGAAAATGAGTTCAAAAACGCACAAAAGTGGCTCATTGTAGCATCATAAACTACTAGCACGGAGAACAGGTTAATATTAGCACAATGTCAGAATAATAAGTAATGTGAAGAGTAGTGAAAGCAAGGCAAACATCTCCCTTTGTTTTCctacaggacaaaaaaaaagtagtATATCCTTAAGCAGTATACAACACCTGTTAAAGTTAACCAATTCTACATCCATTTACATGTAGACCCAATCTACACCCATTTACATGTAGAACAAATTATGCTTGAGCAGGGACACACACTCTGCAACAATAGCAGTTGTATGCAGGTGTTTGACCATACCGCAACTTGAAACCAATCTGCCTCCGTACATTTCATAGTACTACCTACTACCAAACATGACGCACAGACCAAGCCATGAGGTGACCTTGTGTGAAGGACTTGACCATAATGACACATTGTATCTTTTCTCGCATGCTACCTGTCAAAAGGAGGTGAAAACCCGGTCGCGCTGACGTTGCATTTACGCAACAGAGACCTACCAGTCAATGTAGGGCAGCCGGGTTGAACGTAATGTGTCAGCCGTACCAGCAATTCCATCACCTACAGCCCTTGTAAAAATCTACTTGACAGTTCTAGTACAACACCACAAATTACCCAAGCTCATTTGCATTTACAGTAGCAAAATTGTTAGCTTATATCTGTATTATCGTGAACACCGTAAATCTGGTCCATATTGGGGATAGAAAGCTTTGTCAAATCTGTTAAAACCCCCATTATAAACTATGGACGTCTCGCAACGCAAGTCAAACTACTAACAAACTTGAAACTTACAAACCGGTCACAAAGGATTACACAAACTCATCCACGTTTGGTTCCATTAAAGTTAAGTTGGTCAGGGGGGTAATTATTGCGTGGTTGAAATCACTGGACACTTCTATAATTACTACGACATCTGGAGACTACCACATCGGTGATTCGGTGCACAGAAGAAtctgttgtacagtatatgtatataatatgtTTAATCAAATCTAATTGTTCATGTAATTTTCGAAAGCCATCATCCCCATGACAGCTATGCTTGGTTATTATGTCGTATTCTTGACTGAACTATTGACGGTCAAAACTCAAGAGTGACAAACTCATCAACTGCACCGACTACTCGGTTACGGCATTTGAGCGAGCTTCATTTTGTCTGGGCATGGAGCTAACGTTGCTAGCAGCGTCAGGGTAAGGGCCCTGAAGTACTCAGCTGGAAATAACGTCGCGCAAACCACAGAGAGattgttttttaaaacaaacTCTTCTCGCGACACGCTTTTCCCTGATATAGAACACATAGTGTGACCCAAGGCCAACACAAGACCAGTTTCGGCCGGTCTGATACAGTGAAGTTGGGAACATGCGACAAGATTGCCATCAGATTCTGAAGCCAGATCCTTCCtacaagctaacgctagctgcGCTAACATGGCGCAATTCATTGTCAACTAAAGCTATGTCATGCTTAACGATGGCAAATGACACTGACAAAATTACAACATGACAGCTCGCAACTCCAAAGTTTCACCGCGCTAACAGGCTAAACCTATTAATTAAAACGCCACAGCGTGCCATGAATCGCGTGAGAAAGAGGCCTGCATTGCGGCCTCCAATACCGAAGAATCCTCCATTCGACAAAACAATCACACTACAGTGGTCGAGCTAAATACTGAAGGTACAACATTTCCAtaaggaaaaaataaataaaaacaccacCAACCTAAACCGAGATCTATGGCACGGAGTCTCGTGGCTGCACCCCCACTCGCCGGTAGCCTGCTCCTCCCAAATCCCCGGCCTTCTACAACAGCTGGCTAACGTTACCAACGGTCTACCCGTACCTGGGCTTTAACCTTGTGCCAATGCTGACACCACGAAACCGAACAAAGTATATCCAAAAATTGTTTACGTACCCTCTTGCTGCTTCCAAACTTTTGATCAGCTTCTTGATTTTCCATATCTCCACGTTCCTGTCCGCCGCGCTCGGGTCGTCCGCCATCTTTCCTGTTGTAATCGCTTAAGAAAGAGTAACAGACTACATATAAAAGCAGAAAATGCAGCTTCGACTCAATTCAGTTAGAGGAACACTTACAGTTAAAACAAAGGCAATGTTATATGGTCTAGCATTGGGTCGTGGTACTGCCCCAATTCCGATAGCTATTTCCGCACGGGTCTCACCTGGCGTAGGCAACCACCCGAGATGGAAAGACCCAACACCGGCTGACGGTGTCAGTAAAGTGCGCGGCAAAACTAGGCCCTCTTTCTCCCCAGGCCCTAGCGTCCACCCGATTAGCTACCACATATGTTGCTTGCCCATCCGCTTTCAgcgaaaatatgtttttaaaatatGGAATTCCATAATGTATTGAGGAGAAGATCAATTAAGTTTTACCTGCCTCTGGCTCCGCCGCACCACTCGGGGTCTTTCTGCGCTACGGCCGCCGCGATTTTTGTTTCGTTCGTCTGCTATGTGACGTTGCCTCTCCTTGCCGGTTCCGTCTTCCACGAGCTACGCGTGGTGCGAAAGTTCACATGGGGAGGTGGATCTCAAAATTTTCACTTCCTAGAAACCCGCATAGAAACGTGACGATAGCacactctgattggctgggctGTAAGCTTGTCATAAAATAAGAGGTCATAGGCGGGATCATACATTTCAATGCCTCATGGGAGCTGTAGTGCTTCGAATGAAACCACACTGTTGAAAAATGTCCTCACTTAGGTACAAAATATAGGACATTATGAATTCTGACTTGATTTATGATTAGAAAATCAAGGTCACAAGATGGTACAAGATAGGCCTATTCCCTACAAATGCAGATTTGCTTAGGCTATATTAAACCTGAGGCGTACTTTACCTGAATAGCCTAATTCCTCTCACATTTTTTTGGGTAGCAAGTCAAAAAGCAGGCCATTTAAAACCATTCTTCATCATGGCCCTTGAATAAATAATGAGCTAGTTGACATATATGATAATTAAACCAGTGGAAAGGTGGCGGAATGGTTAGTGGACTGTGATTTGACTGCACCCCAATCAAAGTAGCCTAATGTGCTAACTTGGATGTCAAGTACA encodes:
- the etf1a gene encoding eukaryotic peptide chain release factor subunit 1-like gives rise to the protein MADDPSAADRNVEIWKIKKLIKSLEAARGNGTSMISLIIPPKDQISRVSKMLADEFGTASNIKSRVNRLSVLGAITSVQQRLKLYNKVPPNGLVVYCGTIVTEEGKEKKVNIDFEPFKPINTSLYLCDNKFHTEALTALLSDDSKFGFIVIDGSGALFGTLQGNTREVLHKFTVDLPKKHGRGGQSALRFARLRMEKRHNYVRKVAETAVQLFVSNDKVNVAGMVLAGSADFKTELSQSDMFDPRLQAKVLKLVDISYGGENGFNQAIELSAEVLSNVKFIQEKKLIGRYFDEISQDTGKYCFGVDDTLKALEMGAVEILIVYENLDTMRYILRLHGAESIDAENDEKTIYLTPEQEKDKSHFTDKETGQEHELIECMPLLEWFANSYKKFGATLEIVTDKSQEGSQFVKGFGGIGGILRYRVDFQGMDYQGEDDEFFDLDDY